The following proteins come from a genomic window of Panthera leo isolate Ple1 chromosome E2, P.leo_Ple1_pat1.1, whole genome shotgun sequence:
- the DNAAF3 gene encoding dynein axonemal assembly factor 3 isoform X1 yields the protein MTTPAGSGTGFGSVSWWGLSPALDLQAESPPVDPDLREDTEHTTPELDVLLVGSVDGRHLLRTLARAALWPRRRLHFYVLENNLEAVARHMLIFSLALEEPEKMGLQERSETFLEVWGNALLRPQVAAFVSAQADRLARLVPEPHRLAEQLPWLSLSALKFRERDALEAVFRFWAGGEKGPEVFPMSRLWDSRLRHYLGSRYDARRGVSDWDLHMKLHDRGARVIHTREFRRWRDTGVAFELRDSSAYHVPNRTLASGRLLSYHGERVATRGYWGDIATGPFVAFGIEADDESLLRTSNGQPVKTASEITQHNVTELFREVAAWGRPTANHGTPEQVHGEGPGSPERGKRAAPSPEFTVHFLPLGSAQTLHHKSCYEGRFQLLYVACGMVHLLSPDLGACVAPGGHLIVELARYLVDLRQEQLQGFSARVGELAQAAGFTPQNQDRPSETFARFYKSGDSACLRSHAAVQSTTPPPGALVPPAVQSATPPPGALVPPSVQSATPPPDALVPPLEARNPPPEGLTQPSEGKTPPSERLKLPSESRASLSEVQAPPTGSQTPKPESLPRLPDTQPPISDL from the exons ATGACCACACCGGCAGGCTCTGGCACAGGCTTCGGCTCCGTGTCCTGGTGGGGCTTGTCCCCAGCGCTGGACCTGCAGGCTGAGA GTCCTCCTGTGGACCCAGATTTGCGGGAGGATACAGAGCACACGACCCCCGAGCTAGATGTACTGCTGGTGGGATCCGTGGATGGGCGGCACCTGCTTCGGACTCTGGCCCGCGCAGCTCTCTGGCCTCGCAGGAGGTTACAT TTCTATGTGCTTGAGAATAATCTGGAAGCTGTGGCCCGACACATGCTGATCTTCAGCCTAGCCTTGGAGGAACCTGAGAAGATGGGGCTGCAAG AGAGGAGCGAGACCTTCCTGGAGGTGTGGGGGAACGCGTTGCTGCGCCCCCAGGTGGCCGCCTTCGTGAGCGCGCAGGCCGACCGCCTGGCGCGCCTGGTCCCGGAGCCCCACCGCCTGGCGGAGCAGCTGCCCTGGCTCAGCCTGAGCGCCCTCAAG TTCCGCGAGCGCGACGCGCTGGAGGCTGTGTTCCGCTTCTGGGCCGGCGGGGAGAAGGGTCCTGAGGTCTTCCCCATGAGCCGCCTCTGGGACTCCAGGCTGCGTCACTACCTGGGCTCCCGTTACGACGCCCGGCGCGGTGTCAGCGACTGGGATTTGCACATGAAGCTGCACGACCGCGGG GCCCGAGTCATCCACACTCGCGAGTTCCGGCGTTGGAGGGACACAGGCGTCGCCTTTGAACTCAGAGACTCCAGCGCCTACCACGTGCCCAACCGGACCCTTGCGTCTGGCCGCCTCCTGAGCTAT CACGGGGAGCGTGTCGCTACTCGCGGGTACTGGGGGGACATTGCCACGGGACCATTCGTGGCCTTTGGCATCGAAGCGGACGATGAGAGCCTCCTGCGGACCAGCAACGGACAGCCAGTCAAG actGCGAGTGAGATCACCCAGCACAACGTGACGGAGCTGTTCCGAGAGGTGGCCGCCTGGGGGCGCCCGACAGCCAACCACGGAACCCCTGAGCAGGTGCACGGCGAGGGCCCTGGAAGCCCGGAGCGCGGTAAGCGCG CTGCCCCTTCCCCGGAATTCACCGTTCACTTCCTGCCTCTCGGTTCTGCCCAAACCCTTCACCACAAGAGCTGCTACGAGGGACGGTTCCAGCTTCTCTACGTGGCCTGTGG gATGGTGCATCTTCTCAGCCCTGACCTCGGGGCTTGCGTGGCTCCCGGAGGACACCTGATCGTGGAATTAGCCCG GTACCTGGTAGACCTGCGGCAAGAGCAGCTGCAGGGGTTTTCCGCCCGGGTCGGGGAGCTAGCTCAGGCGGCTGGATTCACCCCGCAGAACCAGGACAGGCCCTCTGAGACCTTCGCACGCTTCTACAAGTCCGGGGACTCTGCTTGCCTCCGCAGCCACGCCGCTGTGCAATCCACGACTCCGCCCCCTGGCGCCCTCGTCCCGCCCGCTGTACAATCCGCGACTCCGCCCCCTGGCGCCCTGGTCCCGCCCTCTGTACAATCCGCGACTCCGCCCCCTGACGCCCTGGTCCCGCCCCTTGAGGCAAGGAACCCGCCCCCGGAGGGCCTGACCCAGCCTTCGGAAGGCAAGACCCCACCCTCTGAGCGCCTCAAACTACCCTCAGAGTCTCGGGCTTCACTCTCAGAGGTTCAGGCTCCGCCCACAGGGAGTCAGACCCCAAAACCAGAGAGTCTGCCCCGACTGCCAGATACCCAGCCCCCCATCTCTGACCTCTAG
- the DNAAF3 gene encoding dynein axonemal assembly factor 3 isoform X2, whose protein sequence is MTTPAGSGTGFGSVSWWGLSPALDLQAESPPVDPDLREDTEHTTPELDVLLVGSVDGRHLLRTLARAALWPRRRLHFYVLENNLEAVARHMLIFSLALEEPEKMGLQERSETFLEVWGNALLRPQVAAFVSAQADRLARLVPEPHRLAEQLPWLSLSALKFRERDALEAVFRFWAGGEKGPEVFPMSRLWDSRLRHYLGSRYDARRGVSDWDLHMKLHDRGARVIHTREFRRWRDTGVAFELRDSSAYHVPNRTLASGRLLSYHGERVATRGYWGDIATGPFVAFGIEADDESLLRTSNGQPVKTASEITQHNVTELFREVAAWGRPTANHGTPEQVHGEGPGSPERAAPSPEFTVHFLPLGSAQTLHHKSCYEGRFQLLYVACGMVHLLSPDLGACVAPGGHLIVELARYLVDLRQEQLQGFSARVGELAQAAGFTPQNQDRPSETFARFYKSGDSACLRSHAAVQSTTPPPGALVPPAVQSATPPPGALVPPSVQSATPPPDALVPPLEARNPPPEGLTQPSEGKTPPSERLKLPSESRASLSEVQAPPTGSQTPKPESLPRLPDTQPPISDL, encoded by the exons ATGACCACACCGGCAGGCTCTGGCACAGGCTTCGGCTCCGTGTCCTGGTGGGGCTTGTCCCCAGCGCTGGACCTGCAGGCTGAGA GTCCTCCTGTGGACCCAGATTTGCGGGAGGATACAGAGCACACGACCCCCGAGCTAGATGTACTGCTGGTGGGATCCGTGGATGGGCGGCACCTGCTTCGGACTCTGGCCCGCGCAGCTCTCTGGCCTCGCAGGAGGTTACAT TTCTATGTGCTTGAGAATAATCTGGAAGCTGTGGCCCGACACATGCTGATCTTCAGCCTAGCCTTGGAGGAACCTGAGAAGATGGGGCTGCAAG AGAGGAGCGAGACCTTCCTGGAGGTGTGGGGGAACGCGTTGCTGCGCCCCCAGGTGGCCGCCTTCGTGAGCGCGCAGGCCGACCGCCTGGCGCGCCTGGTCCCGGAGCCCCACCGCCTGGCGGAGCAGCTGCCCTGGCTCAGCCTGAGCGCCCTCAAG TTCCGCGAGCGCGACGCGCTGGAGGCTGTGTTCCGCTTCTGGGCCGGCGGGGAGAAGGGTCCTGAGGTCTTCCCCATGAGCCGCCTCTGGGACTCCAGGCTGCGTCACTACCTGGGCTCCCGTTACGACGCCCGGCGCGGTGTCAGCGACTGGGATTTGCACATGAAGCTGCACGACCGCGGG GCCCGAGTCATCCACACTCGCGAGTTCCGGCGTTGGAGGGACACAGGCGTCGCCTTTGAACTCAGAGACTCCAGCGCCTACCACGTGCCCAACCGGACCCTTGCGTCTGGCCGCCTCCTGAGCTAT CACGGGGAGCGTGTCGCTACTCGCGGGTACTGGGGGGACATTGCCACGGGACCATTCGTGGCCTTTGGCATCGAAGCGGACGATGAGAGCCTCCTGCGGACCAGCAACGGACAGCCAGTCAAG actGCGAGTGAGATCACCCAGCACAACGTGACGGAGCTGTTCCGAGAGGTGGCCGCCTGGGGGCGCCCGACAGCCAACCACGGAACCCCTGAGCAGGTGCACGGCGAGGGCCCTGGAAGCCCGGAGCGCG CTGCCCCTTCCCCGGAATTCACCGTTCACTTCCTGCCTCTCGGTTCTGCCCAAACCCTTCACCACAAGAGCTGCTACGAGGGACGGTTCCAGCTTCTCTACGTGGCCTGTGG gATGGTGCATCTTCTCAGCCCTGACCTCGGGGCTTGCGTGGCTCCCGGAGGACACCTGATCGTGGAATTAGCCCG GTACCTGGTAGACCTGCGGCAAGAGCAGCTGCAGGGGTTTTCCGCCCGGGTCGGGGAGCTAGCTCAGGCGGCTGGATTCACCCCGCAGAACCAGGACAGGCCCTCTGAGACCTTCGCACGCTTCTACAAGTCCGGGGACTCTGCTTGCCTCCGCAGCCACGCCGCTGTGCAATCCACGACTCCGCCCCCTGGCGCCCTCGTCCCGCCCGCTGTACAATCCGCGACTCCGCCCCCTGGCGCCCTGGTCCCGCCCTCTGTACAATCCGCGACTCCGCCCCCTGACGCCCTGGTCCCGCCCCTTGAGGCAAGGAACCCGCCCCCGGAGGGCCTGACCCAGCCTTCGGAAGGCAAGACCCCACCCTCTGAGCGCCTCAAACTACCCTCAGAGTCTCGGGCTTCACTCTCAGAGGTTCAGGCTCCGCCCACAGGGAGTCAGACCCCAAAACCAGAGAGTCTGCCCCGACTGCCAGATACCCAGCCCCCCATCTCTGACCTCTAG
- the TNNI3 gene encoding troponin I, cardiac muscle: MADNSDDAAGCPPPAPAPVRRRSSANYRAYATEPHAKKKSKISASRKLQLKTLMLQIAKQELEREAEERRGEKGRALSTRCQPLELAGLGFAELQDLCRQLHARVDKVDEERYDVEAKVTKNITEIADLTQKIFDLRGKFKRPTLRRVRISADAMMQALLGTRAKESLDLRAHLKQVKKEDTEKENREVGDWRKNIDALSGMEGRKKKFEG; the protein is encoded by the exons ATGGCGGACAA CAGCGACGATGCG GCGGGCTGCCCGCCTCCCGCGCCGGCCCCGGTCCGACGCCGGTCCTCCGCTAACTACCGTGCGTACGCCACGGAGCCGCACGCCAAG AAAAAGTCCAAGATTTCCGCCTCGAGGAAACTGCAGCTGAAG ACCCTGATGCTGCAGATCGCGAAGCAGGAGCTTGAGCGGGAGGCGGAGGAGCGGCGCGGAGAGAAGGGGCGCGCTCTGAGCACGCGGTGCCAGCCTCTGGAGTTGGCCGGGCTGGGCTTCGCGGAGCTGCAG GACTTGTGCCGACAACTCCACGCCCGCGTGGACAAAGTGGATGAAGAGAGATACGACGTGGAGGCAAAAGTCACCAAGAACATCACGGAG ATAGCAGATCTGACCCAGAAGATCTTTGACCTTCGGGGCAAGTTTAAGCGGCCCACCCTGCGGAGGGTGAGGATCTCTGCGGATGCCATGATGCAGGCACTGCTGGGCACTAGGGCTAAGGAGTCCTTAGACCTGCGGGCCCACCTCAAGCAGGTGAAGAAggaggacacagagaag GAAAACCGGGAGGTGGGAGACTGGCGGAAAAACATCGACGCGCTGAGTGGCATGGAGGGCCGCAAGAAAAAGTTTGAGGGCTGA